The following DNA comes from Phytohabitans rumicis.
CGCAGGCCGTCCGAGCTTTCCGCCGCGACCGTCTCCAAGGCTTCGACGAGCGACTCCCTACCGTGCGGGTACCGGGCGCACGTCCGGACGATGTGGAGCAGGTGCACCCAGTCCCGGGAGTCGCTGGGGACGTTGCCGCCGATCTCCCGCGGCAGCAGGCTGAGCAGGAGCAGGCGGCCGGCCGGCTCGTTCATCAGGTCGATCTCCTGCAACGCCCGGGCGATGGCGCGCAGGCCCTGCAGCGGCAGTCGTCCCTGGTGGTCCGGCGGCGACGCGTTCCCGTCGGCGGAAGCGTCCAGTGGATGGCAGGCACCGAGGAGGGCACGCAGGTACGCGGCCGCCACGAAGGAGGCGTACGGATGCCACGCGTCGTTCTTGGTGGCGTTGTCGCAGTAGTCGGCGATACCGCGGACGACGTACCAGCCGATGCCTTGCAGGCCGGCGGCGACCGCCACGCCCGACGCCTCCATCTCGACGGCCCGGATCCCGTAGCGGGCCGCCAACTCGTCGCGGCGGACGGCGTCGCGCAGCAGCCGATCCGCGCTGCCGATCGCGGCGGCGTGTACGCGCGGCAGGTCGGCCGGCCGGGACGCGTCCGGCGGATGCGGGTGCGCGGCGCCGTCCACGTACAAGATGTCGCTTGCCGCGTGTGGACGGGCGAATCGGGTCGTCATCGCGGCCGTCAGCGTCTGCTCCCAGGGCCGCGTACCGGCGATCGCCTGGACTTCGAGCTGTCGCTGCGCGCGCAGCAGGTCGGTGGACAGCCCGCCCACGTAGCGGCGCAGGTGATCGACGCCGTCCACCGTCCGGACGTGGTCGTAGTCGACGATTCCCTTGGCGGCCACCACGACGTCGCCGAGCCGGACATGACGCTCATGATCGGAATAGGCGGGGACGCCACCCGCGATGCCACACATCACCACGACCCGCACGGATCGAAAGCTGCGCAGCATATGGGCGCAGATTGCGGCCGCATTTCGATTGCCGTCTTCCGGAAGAACGGTAATCGTCACCACGTGCGGTCGGGCGGGCTCGGTGCTCGGGATAGTGCCGATCTCATAATGGTTGCCGTCGCCCGGTATTCGCACGGGCGCAGGAGCGTCGATCAGCGCCCGCATCGCCGCGCACTCGATCGGCAGCGGCGTGATGATGCCTATGGTGACTCGCGCCGGGGCGATCATGCCGCCCTGCCGGCGACGTCCACGCTATCGGGATTGGCGCCGCCCGGCGTACGCGTCGGCGCGGGCCGTATCCGTACCCGGACGACCCGCCGTATCCGCGGATGGTGGTCGACGGGTGGTGAGCGGCGTAGGTCGGCGTACCGGACGATCTGGGTGGCGAACACGCCGACCAGAACGAATTCGAGCGCGGCCGGGACGAGGGCGGCGACCGAAGGGCCGACCAGCGCGACGAAGACGACCAGCGCACCGACGCTCGGCGCGACGAAGGTCAGCATGTCGACGGCCAGCTGGCCGACCTTGCGCGACACCCGACCTCGATCCGCCCGGTGCGCGGTCTCCCAGCCGAAGACCGGCTGCCCGACCAGCCGGCGCAGCCGCGGCGCGAGGACGCGGCGCACATAGTGCCCAATGGCCGAGACTTTTTCGTCGTTGACCAGATAGGTCCAGCCCAGTACGACGCACACGGGCGGAACGGCGAGCAAAAAGTGCGGCAGGCCGGTCTGTACGATCGCGGCGATCAACCCCGCGAGGGAAAGCAGCGTGGCGTAGATCAAATTGTCGCGGGTGCCGATGCGTTGAATCTGCTCGTCCTTAAGACGCTCGTACTCCATCAACAGGATCTCGCCCAGCGAGAGAGCACGCCGCACTCTCTCAGTATTCATTGTTGACAGGTAGGGCACCAGTAGGAGTTTCGGCCCGCCAGGCCGGAGCGTTGAATTTCGGTGCCGCAGATCAGGCAGGGCTGGCCGGCACGGCGGTAGACGTACACCTCGCCGCCGTGGCGGTCGACGCGCGGCGCGCGCCCCATCGCCTCCGGCATGTGGTGACTGTGGACGGTGTCGATCCGGCCACGCGCGACGCCTTCCTTCATCAGCTCGCGCAGGTCGGTCCAGATCTCCTGGAAGGCGCCCTCGGCGAGTCCACGACCGGGCCGGGTCGGTGGGATGCCGGCGCGGAAGAGCACCTCGGAGACGTACACGAGGCCGGCGCCGGCCACGATCGACTGGTCGAGCAGGAGCGCGGCGAGCGGGGTGCTGCTGCGCCGGAGGCGGCCGTACGCGGCGTCCGGGTCGGCGTCGTCACGCAAGGGGTCCGCGCCGAGTCGGGCGCGCAGCGCGGAAGGCTCCTCGATCAGTTCGCAGGCGGCCGGCCCGCGCAGGTCGATCCAGTGCCGGTCGGTGGTCAGCCGCAGCCGCACCTGGCCCACCGGCGGCGGGGCGGGCCCGACGCCGTCGCTGAACACCCCGTACAGGCCCAGGTGTACGTGCAGGGTCCGGCCGCCCTCGTAGTGGTGCAGCAGGTGCTTGCCGTACGCCTCGGTGTCGAGCAGCACCGTGCCGGAGAGCAGGGTCGCGCCGGCGGCGAAGCGCCCTTGCGGGCTGGCCGCGGCGACCGGCTGGCCGGCGAGCAGCGAGCGGTGGCGGGCGGCGAGCCGGTGGATGGTGTGACCTTCGGGCACCGCGGGATTCTAGTGCATGGTTTCGCATGCATCTGGGTAACTGCGGAACCATGCGGATCCCGACATTGACCCGACGTGGCGAACCGGCCCCGGTCGCCGACGAGACCCCCACCAAACCGATCACCACGCCGGAGAAGGAGCGGGTCGAGACCCGCCCCGCGCCGCGCGGCCCACGCCCCCGGGCCAGCATCTTCGCGACCCTTACCCTGATCGCCGGCGTCATGGCGGCGCTGGCCGTGCTCACCGGCGTGCTCGCCGGGTACGGCATCGCGCTGGGCGCCGTCACCGTGTTGCTGTCGATCGCCGGCATCGCGGCGACCAGCAAGCGGCACGTGGCCGGCAAGTCGGACGCCATGCTCGGGCTGGTCCTGGGGCTGGCCGCGATCGTGGTTGGCGTGCTCGTCGTCACCGACCAGCTCACCTGGCTCACCACGGCCAGCGACAAGGTCGGCGAGCTGCGCAACTGGCTGGACGCCCAGACCGTGGACCGGTTCTAAGGTCAACACAACGAATCGCCGTCGAGACCACCAAGATACGCAACAAACCACGGCACTAAGCAAGATTCAATGGTGGTTCTCGACGGTGAACGCCCCGTAGCGTAGCGGTATGACGATGCACGCCACCAGCCGCCGCTACCTGATGTGCCGGCCGACGTACTTCGCCGTCGAATATGCGATCAATCCCTGGATGGACCCGACCGCGCCGGTCGACGCCGCCCTGGCCGTACGCCAGTGGGAGGCGCTGCGCCGGGTCTACGTCGACCTCGGGCACACCGTCGACGACATCGAGCCGCTCCCCGGCCTCCCCGACATGGTCTTCGCCGCCAACGGCGCCACCGTCATCGACGGCAAGGTGCTGGCGGTGCAGTTCCGCGACCCGCAGCGGGCCGACGAGGCGCCCGCCTACCGCGACTGGTTCGAGCGGGCCGGCTTCGAGACGTACGAGGCCAAGCACGTCAACGAGGGCGAGGGCGACATGCTCCTCGCCGGCGACCTGCTGCTGGCCGGCACCGGCTTCCGCACCACGCCCGCCGCGCACGACCGGGCGCAGGAGATCTTCGGCCGCCCGGTGATCACGCTCCAGCTCGTCGACCCGCGCTACTACCACCTGGACACCGCGCTGTGCGTACTCGATGAGCGCACCGTGGCGTACCTCCCGGAAGCCTTCTCTCCCGGCAGCCAGGCCGCGCTGCGGCGGCTCTTTCCCGACGCGGTCCTCGCGTCGCCCGCGGACGCCGAGGTGCTCGGCCTGAACGCGGTCAGCGACGGGCGGCACGTCGTGCTCCCGGTCCAGGCCACCGGCCTGGCTGCCGCGCTCAGAGATCGCGGGTACGACACAATGGGCGTTGATTTGTCCGAACTGCGCAAGGCTGGAGGCGGCCCGAAGTGCTGCACGTTGGAGGTCAGGAAGTGATCGTCGACGACCTGGTACGCACGCCGGCCGCGGTGGCCGACGCCGAGCGGTGGACGGCGCACAACTACCACCCGCTGCCGGTCGTGATCTCGTCGGCCGAGGGCGCGTGGGTCACCGACATCGACGGCAAGCGCTACCTGGACTGCCTGGCCGGCTACTCGGCGCTGAACTTCGGGCACCGGCACCCCACGCTCGTCGCCGCCGCGCACGCCCAGCTCGACCGGCTCACGCTGACCAGCCGGGCGTTCGTCCACGACCAGTTCGCGACGTTCTGCCGTGGGCTGGCCGAGCTGTGCGGCAAGGACCTCGTGCTGCCGATGAACACCGGCGCCGAGGCCATCGAGACCGCGATCAAGGTGTCGCGCAAGTGGGGCTACAAGGTCAAGGGCGTCCCGGACGGGGCCGCCACGATCGTCGTGGCCGCGGGCAACTTCCACGGGCGGACCACCACGATCGTCAGCTTCTCCACCGACCCGGACGCGCGAAACGACTACGGACCGTACACGCCGGGCTTCCGGATCGTCCCGTACGGCGACCTCGAGGCGCTCGCCGAGGCCATCGACGACACGACGGTGGCGGTGCTGCTGGAGCCGATCCAGGGCGAGCAGGGCGTGATCGTGCCGCCGCCGGACTACCTACCGGGCGTGCGGGCGCTGTGCACGTCGCAGAACGTCCTCTTCGTGGCCGACGAGATCCAGTCCGGGCTCGGGCGCACCGGCACCACGTTCGCCTGCGACCACGAGGGCGTGGTGCCCGACATGTACGTGCTGGGCAAGGCGCTCGGCGGCGGGATCGTGCCGGTGTCGGCGGTGGCCGCGAATGCGGACGTGCTCGGCGTGCTGCGGCCGGGCGAGCACGGGTCGACGTTCGGCGGCAACCCGCTCGCCTGCGCGGTGGCCGCCGAGGTCGTCGCGCTGCTGAAGACCGGCGAGTACCAGCAGCGCTCCGCGGAGCTGGGCAAGCGCCTGCACGCCGACCTGAGCGCCCTGATCGGCCACGGCGTGGTCGCGGTACGCGGCCGCGGTCTGTGGGCCGGCGTCGACATCGACCCCGCGCTCATGACCGGCCGCGAGGCGTGCGAGCTGCTCGCCGAGCGCGGCGTGCTGGCCAAGGACACGCACGGGTCGACGATCCGGCTGGCACCGCCGCTCGTGGTCGAGCCGGACGAGCTCGACTGGGCCGTGGAGCGCCTCGCCGCGATCTTGTAAGCATGATGCTGGAGGGGCGGCTACTGCCGGTCCACTATCCGCATGGAGAGGGTGGGCGCGTCCGCCATCACGGACACCGGCGTCAAGGGCGCGGACGAGGTCAGGGTCCGCGCCCTTCCTACATGCACCCCCGGGTACAGCTCGATGAGGTCGCCCGGCGCCAGCACCCGGCTCTGCCGCTTGATCGTCATCCGTTCGGCGTCGTCCATCGACCCGCCCGGCCGTACGCCGGTGCCGTTGGTGCTCACGTCCTGCGCCACGACGTCGGTGCCGCGCATCTCGAAGCGCACGTGGCTGCGGCTGATCCAGCGCCGGGCCTCCTCGCTCAGCCACTGGCCGAGCATGATCCCGCCCTGCTCGGGCGCGCGACCGACGGTGACCGGGTCGCCGTCGGCCACCACGAAGCGCTGGCGCACGATCCCGTTGACCCGCACCGCGAGCGCCTCGGCGGGCGGCCGCTCGCCGATGTCGGTCAGCACCGTGCCGTGCCGCGGGCAGGCCGGCGCGCCGGTGTGCAGCGTCGGCGGCGGCTGACCGCCGGCCCGCCGCGCGGGCGCCAGGTCGGAGAACGCACCCCCGCCACCACCGAAGTTGGCGCACCCGGGCTCGGGGCAGCGCCACAGCCGGGCCAGCACCTTCGCGCCGACCGGGTCGGGGTTGGCGGTCGCCGGCACGTTCCCGCCGCCGACCTGCGCGACCAGCGTCGCGCCGGTCTTGCCGGGGACCGGAGCCATCAACCGCCCGGCCTGCCCTGCCAGCCAGCCGTACCGCTCCCGCACGCCCTCGAACCGCAGCCGGCTCAGCACCGGCAGGCCCAGCAGATCGGCCACCTCGAGGACCCGATCGCCCACCGACGGCAACACCTCGACCAGCCCGTCGTCGGCCCAGCGCCGCACGACCATGCGCTCGTTGGACGTCAGGTCGGCGTCGGAGAGCAGCCCGCGGTGCACCACCGCGTAGACCGCCGCGTTGTCCTCGGCGAGCTGGGTCGCGAGCGCGTCGACCACCAGCCCCAGCCGCAGCAGGCTGGCCGGCCGGCCACCGTCGAGGTCGGCGTAGCGCACCACCTCGGCGAGGTCGACCACGCCGCGGGCCAGCGCGGGATCGGTGGTGAGGCGTCGCTCGATGGCGTCGAGCACCTTGCTGACTTCGAACCTCACGGACGCCATCCTGCCTGATCGGAACCACGGCGCGCGATCCGCCGCCGCTACACGCTCAGGTCAGGACTGGTTTGCCACGATTTCATCGATCCGGCGCGCCAGTTCTATGTCACGATCGGTAACCTTGCCCGCGGAATGCGTGCTGCACCGGAATGTCAGCGTCCGCCACCGGATGTCGATGTCCGGGTGGTGGTCCATCTCCTCGGCCACCACCGCGACCCGGTCGACGACGGCGATCGCGTCCATGAAGGTGGGCAGCCGCACGGTCCGGGTGATCTCGGCCTCGTCACCGCTCCAGTCCGGCAAATCGGTCATAGCAACTCCCTCTTGTGATGGGCGACGACCTCGTGGTGGTCGCTGCCCGCGACCGGCTGCGGGTCCGCGTGCACCAGAGCCGATCCCAGCCGGGGTACGCCGTGCAGCAGGCGATGTTCGGCCTCCACGGCGACGGCGTGCGCCTCGACGATGGTCAGTCGCGGGTCGACCACGATCTCGCATTCGGCC
Coding sequences within:
- a CDS encoding Fpg/Nei family DNA glycosylase — encoded protein: MPEGHTIHRLAARHRSLLAGQPVAAASPQGRFAAGATLLSGTVLLDTEAYGKHLLHHYEGGRTLHVHLGLYGVFSDGVGPAPPPVGQVRLRLTTDRHWIDLRGPAACELIEEPSALRARLGADPLRDDADPDAAYGRLRRSSTPLAALLLDQSIVAGAGLVYVSEVLFRAGIPPTRPGRGLAEGAFQEIWTDLRELMKEGVARGRIDTVHSHHMPEAMGRAPRVDRHGGEVYVYRRAGQPCLICGTEIQRSGLAGRNSYWCPTCQQ
- a CDS encoding FHA domain-containing protein; protein product: MRFEVSKVLDAIERRLTTDPALARGVVDLAEVVRYADLDGGRPASLLRLGLVVDALATQLAEDNAAVYAVVHRGLLSDADLTSNERMVVRRWADDGLVEVLPSVGDRVLEVADLLGLPVLSRLRFEGVRERYGWLAGQAGRLMAPVPGKTGATLVAQVGGGNVPATANPDPVGAKVLARLWRCPEPGCANFGGGGGAFSDLAPARRAGGQPPPTLHTGAPACPRHGTVLTDIGERPPAEALAVRVNGIVRQRFVVADGDPVTVGRAPEQGGIMLGQWLSEEARRWISRSHVRFEMRGTDVVAQDVSTNGTGVRPGGSMDDAERMTIKRQSRVLAPGDLIELYPGVHVGRARTLTSSAPLTPVSVMADAPTLSMRIVDRQ
- the ddaH gene encoding dimethylargininase, with the protein product MHATSRRYLMCRPTYFAVEYAINPWMDPTAPVDAALAVRQWEALRRVYVDLGHTVDDIEPLPGLPDMVFAANGATVIDGKVLAVQFRDPQRADEAPAYRDWFERAGFETYEAKHVNEGEGDMLLAGDLLLAGTGFRTTPAAHDRAQEIFGRPVITLQLVDPRYYHLDTALCVLDERTVAYLPEAFSPGSQAALRRLFPDAVLASPADAEVLGLNAVSDGRHVVLPVQATGLAAALRDRGYDTMGVDLSELRKAGGGPKCCTLEVRK
- a CDS encoding 4a-hydroxytetrahydrobiopterin dehydratase, yielding MTDLPDWSGDEAEITRTVRLPTFMDAIAVVDRVAVVAEEMDHHPDIDIRWRTLTFRCSTHSAGKVTDRDIELARRIDEIVANQS
- a CDS encoding phosphorylase family protein, with the protein product MIAPARVTIGIITPLPIECAAMRALIDAPAPVRIPGDGNHYEIGTIPSTEPARPHVVTITVLPEDGNRNAAAICAHMLRSFRSVRVVVMCGIAGGVPAYSDHERHVRLGDVVVAAKGIVDYDHVRTVDGVDHLRRYVGGLSTDLLRAQRQLEVQAIAGTRPWEQTLTAAMTTRFARPHAASDILYVDGAAHPHPPDASRPADLPRVHAAAIGSADRLLRDAVRRDELAARYGIRAVEMEASGVAVAAGLQGIGWYVVRGIADYCDNATKNDAWHPYASFVAAAYLRALLGACHPLDASADGNASPPDHQGRLPLQGLRAIARALQEIDLMNEPAGRLLLLSLLPREIGGNVPSDSRDWVHLLHIVRTCARYPHGRESLVEALETVAAESSDGLRSARAAIVHHWPAAA
- the rocD gene encoding ornithine--oxo-acid transaminase, which produces MIVDDLVRTPAAVADAERWTAHNYHPLPVVISSAEGAWVTDIDGKRYLDCLAGYSALNFGHRHPTLVAAAHAQLDRLTLTSRAFVHDQFATFCRGLAELCGKDLVLPMNTGAEAIETAIKVSRKWGYKVKGVPDGAATIVVAAGNFHGRTTTIVSFSTDPDARNDYGPYTPGFRIVPYGDLEALAEAIDDTTVAVLLEPIQGEQGVIVPPPDYLPGVRALCTSQNVLFVADEIQSGLGRTGTTFACDHEGVVPDMYVLGKALGGGIVPVSAVAANADVLGVLRPGEHGSTFGGNPLACAVAAEVVALLKTGEYQQRSAELGKRLHADLSALIGHGVVAVRGRGLWAGVDIDPALMTGREACELLAERGVLAKDTHGSTIRLAPPLVVEPDELDWAVERLAAIL